The genomic stretch CATATATTCTCCTCTTTTTGAAACAAGCCACACAGCAGTTTTAAAATCAATACAACCAGATACAACAAGCGCAGAGTACTCTCCTAAACTCTGACCAAATACAGCTTCAGGTTCAAGTTTTTCTTTCACAACTTCATATATTGCAATTGAGGTTGTAAGAATTGCAGGTTGAGTAATTTTTGTAAGTTTAAGTTCCTCTTCGGGACCATTGAAAATAACGTTCTTTAAATCAAAATCTAAAGCTTCATTTGCTAAATCAAAAATCCTTTTGGCAGGCTCAAAATTTTGATAAAAATCATAACCCATACCAACAAATTGTGCACCCTGACCAGGAAACATTATTGCTAACTTCCCCACTGTATAACCTCTCCTTTCTAAATCCATTTAACAGCACAAGATGCCCACGTAAGGCCTCCTCCGAATCCAACAAGTACAATCTTGTCACCTTTTTTTATCTTTCCTTCTTCTATTGCCTCATCAAGTGCAATTGGGATTGATGCAGCAGATGTATTACCATATTTGTGCAGGTTAACAAACACCTTTTCCATTGGAATTTTGAGCCTCTTTGCAGCACTTTCAATTATCCTTATATTTGCTTGATGGGGTATGAAAACATCAATATCCGAAGAAGAAAGCCCAACCTTTTCCAAAACCTTTTCAACTGCGTACGGCATTATTTTAACAGCAAATTTGTAAACCTCATTTCCATCCATATAGATTTTTCTAAAGTTTGGCATATCTTTAAATTGAGAATAGCTCAAATCACTGAGCCCAAACGCATGACAGTAAAGCAAAAGCCCGTTTTCCCCATCACTTCCAAGCTCAAACCCTAAAATTCCTTCTTCGCTCGAAGCTGTTAAAATGGAAGCACCTGCCCCATCACCAAAAAGCACACATGTGGACCTGTCAGACCAGTTAGTTACCTTAGAAAGTGCTTCGGCACCTATAACAAGAGCAGTTTTGCAAAACCCGTTTTGAATAAATTGAGTAGCAATTGCCATACCATATATAAAACCTGAACATGCTGCGGATATGTCAAAAGCAAATGCATTTTTAAGTTTTAACTCTTTTTGAACAAGGCATGCTGTTGAAGGAAAAAACATCTCAGGTGTTACTGTTGCAACAACCACAAGGTCAATCTCATCCGGTAAAATTCCTGCCTTTTGCATAGCATTTCTTGCTGCTTGGACTGCTAAGTCGGTTGTAGAAAGTTTTCCATCAACTATTCTTCTTTCTTTTATACCTGTTCGCTGGGTTATCCATTCATCAGATGTATCAACCATCTTTTCTAAATCATGGTTGGAAAGAATTCTCTCGGGTACAAATCTTCCTGTTGAAAGAATCTTGACATTGTGTTTCATTTTTTAGACCTCGCTTTCGGCTGTGATTTCTTCTTTAAGTAATGCTAATACATTATTTTCATAAAAAGCCTTTGCTTGATGTATTCCGCTGAAAATTGCCTGCCCATCTGATGAACCATGACATTTTACTATTATTCCATCTATTCCCAAAAGAGGAGCTCCTCCTACTTCCTTGTAATCGTATTTACCTTTTAATCTTTTGAGGTACGGTTTTAACAAAAGTCCACCAATTTTGGCTCTAAAACTTGATTTTGCAATATCTTTTAGGATATCAAAAAACAAAAGTCCCATTCCCTCTGTAAGTTTTAAAACTATATTGCCAACAAATCCATCACACACAACTATATCAGGGGGTGAAAATGGCAAACTTCTTGCCTCAACATTCCCCACAAAGTTTATGTTTTTTGCACTTTTTAAAAGTTCATACGACTGTTTTGAAAGGTCATTGCCTTTATTTTCTTCTGTGCCTATATTCAAAAGCCCGACTGTCGGGTTTTTTTTACCAAGCACCTTACTTACATACACTGTTGCCATCTGAGCAAACTGCAAAATATTTATTGGTCTGCAATCTGTGTTAGACCCAACATCAATTAAAAGGTACTGCCCATCTTTGTAGGGAAGCTTAGTTGTCAAAGCAGGCCTATCTATCCCTTTGATTCTTCCAACAATCAAAAGCCCGCCTGCCATCAAAGCACCAGTGCTTCCTGCTGATACAAAAGCATCAATCTTACCTTCTTTCAAGTACTGCAAACCCACTACGATAGATGAGTCTTTCTTTTGCCTTATTGCTTTTACTGGTTCATCTTCAAATTCTATCTTTTCTTTACAATCTATTATTTCTAATTTATCGAGAGGTTGTACTCTTTGAACACACTCTTCTTCAATAATGTTTTTATCGCCAAAAATTACTATTTCGTCATCTCTATTCTCCTTTAAATAGAGTGCAACGCCCTCTATAACTGCATGTGGTGCGTTGTCACCGCCCATTGCATCAATACCAATCCTCATATTTTACTACACTCCCATTTCCTAATGCGCTGAATTAGTCTCTTCACTCAAAGCGACAAGTATAAATTTGCCTCTGAAAACCTCTTCATTATTCCTCTTGATAAATACCCATACTATATATTTATTGTTCCTTTTCTTTTTCAGCTCAGCTCTTGCAACAAGCCTATCATTTGCAAAAACTGGTGTTTTATATTTTATATTCGCCACCCCAATCAAAGCTGCTTTAGCATCAATAACTGACATAGCAACAGATTCAGCAAAAGCATAGATGTACTGACCCTTGACCATATTACTATTGCTAAAGGTCATCCAAAGCTGTGGTTCAAACATTGCAATGGCAAAATTCTCAAGCTCTATGTCAATAATCTCTCCCACTACGTCTCGCGGTGAAATAGTTTTAAGTTTAGATATGCTCTCTTTTGCCATTTCTTTTATTCTTTCTCGAACTTCTTTGATATCCAAAATCGCTCTGTCAAGCCTTATTGTCTGGACAGAACATCCAAATTCACTTGCTAACTCCTCATCAGTTATAAAAGGATTTTCTTTTATTCTTTGAAGCAAAAGTCTGTGTCTTTCTTTTCTTGATAGCTTTGCCATAATTTTATCACCATGATTTAATATTTGATATTAATATCAGGTATTAAATTCTTATGCCAATATTATATATAAATATGACTTAATTTTCAATAACAAAAAAGCCACTTTTTTGAAAGTGGCTAAAAAACTAATCTTAAATTTCTTCTAATTCGTGTAATTT from Caldicellulosiruptor kronotskyensis 2002 encodes the following:
- a CDS encoding beta-ketoacyl-ACP synthase III: MKHNVKILSTGRFVPERILSNHDLEKMVDTSDEWITQRTGIKERRIVDGKLSTTDLAVQAARNAMQKAGILPDEIDLVVVATVTPEMFFPSTACLVQKELKLKNAFAFDISAACSGFIYGMAIATQFIQNGFCKTALVIGAEALSKVTNWSDRSTCVLFGDGAGASILTASSEEGILGFELGSDGENGLLLYCHAFGLSDLSYSQFKDMPNFRKIYMDGNEVYKFAVKIMPYAVEKVLEKVGLSSSDIDVFIPHQANIRIIESAAKRLKIPMEKVFVNLHKYGNTSAASIPIALDEAIEEGKIKKGDKIVLVGFGGGLTWASCAVKWI
- the plsX gene encoding phosphate acyltransferase PlsX, with protein sequence MRIGIDAMGGDNAPHAVIEGVALYLKENRDDEIVIFGDKNIIEEECVQRVQPLDKLEIIDCKEKIEFEDEPVKAIRQKKDSSIVVGLQYLKEGKIDAFVSAGSTGALMAGGLLIVGRIKGIDRPALTTKLPYKDGQYLLIDVGSNTDCRPINILQFAQMATVYVSKVLGKKNPTVGLLNIGTEENKGNDLSKQSYELLKSAKNINFVGNVEARSLPFSPPDIVVCDGFVGNIVLKLTEGMGLLFFDILKDIAKSSFRAKIGGLLLKPYLKRLKGKYDYKEVGGAPLLGIDGIIVKCHGSSDGQAIFSGIHQAKAFYENNVLALLKEEITAESEV
- the fapR gene encoding transcription factor FapR, translated to MMAKLSRKERHRLLLQRIKENPFITDEELASEFGCSVQTIRLDRAILDIKEVRERIKEMAKESISKLKTISPRDVVGEIIDIELENFAIAMFEPQLWMTFSNSNMVKGQYIYAFAESVAMSVIDAKAALIGVANIKYKTPVFANDRLVARAELKKKRNNKYIVWVFIKRNNEEVFRGKFILVALSEETNSAH